TTGTCCATCGAATCGTACATCCAGACCGATGCCGCTGTCAATAAGGGTAACAGCGGTGGCGCACTGGTCAATATCGAAGGTGAGCTGATCGGTATCAACGCGGCCATTGCATCACCTACAGGAACTTATGCCGGTTATTCGTTTGCCATTCCTTCTGAAATTGCCAGGAAGGTGGTTCAGGATATTATGAAATACGGTGAAGTTCAACGAGCTGTATTGGGCGTTCAAATCCAGGAGGTCAATGGGGAGATTGCCCAAAAATATGATCTGGATACCCGCCAGGGCGCTTACATTGTTGGCGTTCAACGCGATGGTGCTGCTGACAGGGCAGATATCAAACCCGGTGATGTGGTGATCCGCGTCGATGGCAAAGAAATTCGGGATGTGGCTGATTTGCAGTCCACGATCAATAACTACAGCCCGGGAGATGAAGTGACCGTTACCGTAATAAGAGACGGAGAGAGGCAACAGTTTGATGTTACGTTGCGTAACAGACAAGGCAGCACGGAAATCGTAACTGGCCAGGAAGCCCTCGAAGAGTTGGGTGCTGAATTCAAGGACATAGATGCGCAGGAGAAACAAAGATCGGGCATCTCTCACGGAGTGCAGGTGGTTAGTATTGAGGATGGCAAACTCAGTGAAGCTGGAATAAGAGAAGGATTTATCGTCATGTCCGTGAATGGCAAGCCCGTTAAGAGCGTCAGTGACCTCCGGCAGATATACAATCAGGCTCGCGAAGGCACAAGGCTGGAATTTGAGGGCTTATATCCCGGCGGCGATTACGTATACGTTTACCAGGTCGAAAAGTAGGGACCTGAGGAAATATAAGATTTTTAGGGGTAAATACAATACAGACCGGATCGTTGGAGTTTTACCAATGGTTCGGTCTTTTTACAGGCTTTATGGTTTGAAGAAGATTTCTCTGGCAATGTTCATGGATATTCTTCTGAAATTTTATATTTGTTTAAAACAAGTATCTTGTTGTAAACCCTAAAATTTATGGCCAATGAGACAATTAAAGATCACCAAATCCATAACGAACAGAGAAAGCGCTTCCGTAGATAAATATTTGCAGGAGATTGGCCGGGAAGAGCTTCTGACGGTAGATGAAGAAGTGCAATTGGCTCAGAGGATCCGGAAGGGCGATCAGGCTGCATTGG
Above is a window of Bacteroidales bacterium DNA encoding:
- a CDS encoding Do family serine endopeptidase, with the translated sequence MNIRKHIGTVVIAILAALLTVMIYSSLNNNNDTQRRFAAAERLSQNDTNGIHFANLPADFKAEKFNFTLAAENTVPAVVHVTTQFTREQPVNPLYRFFFDERAPQQRQREVEGFGSGVIISSDGYIVTNHHVVKQSDELSVTLPNEEDYEAEIVGMDPATDLALLKIDATDLPHLKFGSSQDMKLGEWVLAVGNPFNIGTTVTAGIVSAKGRRTGVLSQRSEENQLSIESYIQTDAAVNKGNSGGALVNIEGELIGINAAIASPTGTYAGYSFAIPSEIARKVVQDIMKYGEVQRAVLGVQIQEVNGEIAQKYDLDTRQGAYIVGVQRDGAADRADIKPGDVVIRVDGKEIRDVADLQSTINNYSPGDEVTVTVIRDGERQQFDVTLRNRQGSTEIVTGQEALEELGAEFKDIDAQEKQRSGISHGVQVVSIEDGKLSEAGIREGFIVMSVNGKPVKSVSDLRQIYNQAREGTRLEFEGLYPGGDYVYVYQVEK